One stretch of Pelmatolapia mariae isolate MD_Pm_ZW linkage group LG3_W, Pm_UMD_F_2, whole genome shotgun sequence DNA includes these proteins:
- the LOC135932550 gene encoding Fc receptor-like A produces MVNLTVTGGSVILQSPVLPVMEGDDVTLLCKTKTTPSNLPAAFYKDGSLIRKQPTGHMTIQHVSRSDEGLYKCDISGHGESPSSWITVTDKHTNTPPPTSTPPPSLSPPVLSVLSCVGSVCVGVLLVLLVLLVRQCIHRKPEDFKPEPNVVYSSLK; encoded by the exons atggttaacctgacagtcactg gtggatcagtgatcctgcagagtcctgtcctccctgtgatggagggagatgacgtcactctgctctgtaaaacaaagaccactccctccaacctcccagctgctttctataaagatggctccctcatcaggaagcagcctacaggtcacatgaccatccagcatgtttccaggtctgatgaaggcctctacaagtgtgacatcagcggtcatggagagtctccatccagctggatcactgtcacag acaaacacaccaacacacctccacctacatccacacctcctccatcactctctcctcctgttctctctgtgttgtcaTGTGTTGGATCAGTGTGTGTTGGGGTTCTACTGGTGTTATTGGTTCTACTGGTGAGACAATGTAttcacaggaaacctgaag actttaaaccagagccaaacgtcgtctactcttcactgaagtag